A stretch of the Massilia varians genome encodes the following:
- a CDS encoding PP2C family protein-serine/threonine phosphatase, translating into MQFSVYQQSHIGGRKVNQDRMGYSFTRDALLLVLADGMGGHMHGEIAATIALQTLSMMFRMQAKPYVKKPERFLEEALHQAHWDILAYAERHKLPETPRTTVVACLVQHNCAVWAHCGDSRLYWVRRNQVLARTRDHSHLEYLIERGRALESERNTHPDRNKLYNCLGAGQAPRIAISRQAVLEPGDTLLLCSDGLWGMLPETEIVHRLSTSTIVQAVPDMVAMAAAIGGARADNTTALAITWQGAHAAGSLAPGVISTQMLPEDEVSSTITAGQPLPSGADAFDEDEIEKAIAEIREAIEKSSQLLK; encoded by the coding sequence ATGCAGTTTTCCGTCTATCAGCAGAGCCACATCGGCGGGCGCAAGGTCAACCAGGACCGCATGGGCTACAGCTTCACGCGCGACGCGCTGCTGCTGGTGCTGGCCGACGGCATGGGCGGACACATGCACGGGGAGATCGCCGCCACCATCGCCCTGCAGACGCTGTCGATGATGTTCCGGATGCAGGCCAAGCCCTATGTGAAGAAGCCCGAGCGCTTCCTCGAAGAGGCCTTGCACCAGGCCCACTGGGACATCCTGGCCTATGCGGAACGTCACAAGCTGCCGGAGACGCCGCGCACCACGGTGGTGGCCTGCCTGGTGCAGCACAACTGCGCGGTCTGGGCGCACTGCGGCGACTCGCGCCTGTACTGGGTGCGCCGCAACCAGGTGCTGGCGCGCACGCGCGACCATTCGCACCTGGAATATCTGATCGAGCGCGGCAGGGCGCTTGAATCCGAGCGCAACACCCATCCGGACCGCAACAAGCTGTACAACTGCCTCGGCGCCGGCCAGGCCCCCAGGATCGCCATCTCGCGCCAGGCCGTCCTGGAGCCGGGCGATACGCTGCTGCTTTGCTCGGACGGCCTGTGGGGCATGCTGCCCGAGACCGAGATCGTGCACCGGCTGTCCACCTCCACCATCGTGCAGGCGGTGCCGGACATGGTGGCGATGGCCGCCGCGATCGGCGGCGCGCGCGCCGACAACACGACCGCGCTGGCGATCACCTGGCAGGGCGCGCACGCCGCGGGCAGCCTGGCGCCCGGCGTGATCTCGACCCAGATGCTGCCGGAGGACGAGGTCAGCTCGACGATCACCGCCGGCCAGCCCTTGCCCTCGGGGGCGGACGCCTTCGACGAAGACGAAATCGAAAAAGCGATTGCCGAGATCCGCGAGGCGATCGAGAAATCTTCCCAACTACTTAAATAA